Genomic DNA from Chelonia mydas isolate rCheMyd1 chromosome 6, rCheMyd1.pri.v2, whole genome shotgun sequence:
CCCCGAATCCCTCCCCGAATGCCGCCCCCCCCCGTCCCGTGCACCCCCGAATCCTGGCCCCTCCGCCGGGGCTTGGCCCCGCTGGCACCGGCTgccgccgcccctcccccaagccgCCTCCTCCGGCCCCAGCCCGGTCACCGCGGCAACATGGCGAGGGGAAGTGACGCGCCCGGCCCCGGGCGGCCGCCATGGCGGGGGCTGGCAGGAGGGGCTGGCGGCCATGTTGGGGGtgggcaggacgcctgggttctcgccCTGGCGTGGGGCGGGAAGAGGGGTCTGCCCCGTCCCCCCGGAGCCGGGCCTGGCTCCTGGTGCCATAACCAGGCGGATGGGCGGGCCCGGGGCTCGAACCCTCACCGGCTCGGCCCGCGGGCCCAGCCCCGGCCGCAGCGCCCCCGAGACAGGCAGAGGCCGGGGGAGCCAGGCGGGCGCCCCTGCCGCGCCGAGCCCGCCCGGAGCAGCACGTGGCCCGGCCGGCCTGGGCGGGCCAGGGGCAGCGCCCCGCTTCCGCCTAAGCCTTGGCTCAGTGTTTGCCAAACGAAATTTTCAGTTGCAGGAAATTGGGGGTGTCGGGCAATTATTTAGTGACTCGAGAGTCTGAGAGTCAAGAAGTTACAGCTTCAGAACCTGACCACGAAACTTGGCCCCATCGCCTGTCAGGCTGCACACAATCAACAGCCTTACAGCGGGCGCCGGTGTGTCTTCGCGCACCTTTATCAATGGCGGTGGCGGTGATCAATGCTTACCCATCAAAATCTAATCCTCCCAAGCCTCGCTGTAAATGACAACATGCGATATAAAGTCTAAAGCTATACACACACCTACAGAAACGAATAACCCAATTCATacgtaataaaaataatacagataataaaataTGTGACTATAAAGTTTATACATAAAATACATAACACATAGGACAGTACCACAAAAACACGACATATATAAAAATAGCAATTTAAAATACTTAGATGcgatatataaaatataaacacattaCATTCATAAATAGAAACACAGGTGATAATTACATACAAGCAATGCATACAGCACATATAAGATATATTAGAACATAAATCTATACATGTATCTCCACAGATTTGCAAAAGTGACTTGAGTTTGGATTCTTCTGTTTCTGCATTTTGAACTTAAACTACTTTCCCCCTAATCTTCAGAGCTCAGCTGCTCACTACGTTCTGAGATTCGGCCCCTTCCTTGGAACTTATACAGAAGAACTCACAGTCATGCAAACAGATAAATTAGGAACGAGATCATGTATGTCTGATAAAAAGAAACTGGTAACAGCAAAAAATAATCACTCTTTGGTATACAGCAAAAAAGACTTGATTCAAATGAACCCCCAGCTAATCAAACTAGATGCATAATAGAGCAATAAAATAAACTTCTGATGGAGCTAAATAAAATGGGCACCTCCTAAGTTATAACAAAGCAAAAGGAAATTGGCAATGACACAAATCCTCAGTACTCATCAATAATGAATTGGCTACAGACTGAACGGAGTAATACACTCCAATATCAATCGGTAATcaaattaaaatatcaaaataaagcAGATTCAGAATAAACCAACTGTTATAAACGCAAAGGGAATGAAATAATAAACCCCAAACCACTACGAATAAAATAAAGACACAATAACACAGGGATAACAGTCACATTAGGAATAAACCAATGACACATACCATGCAGCTTTCACAAACAAGGGAAtcttgagcagcagcagagaggtgaTCTTTCCCTCGGTCTGTGGCCCTGGTGCggccgctgctggaatcctgtgtccagtcctggtgtccacaattcaagaaggatgttgatcgATTGGAGCGGGCtcagaagagccatgagaatgattgagAGATTGGACAACCTGCCTTACAGTATAGGGTCGAGgaactccatctatttagcttaacacagagaaggtgaaggggtgacttgatcccaggctataagtacctacgtggggaacaaatatttaataacaggttcttcaatccagcagagaaaggcctagcacgatccagtggctggcagctcaagttagacaaattcagactggaatgaATTTGTGACAGTGAGAGgacttaaccactggaacaattccCCAAGGGTTGCggaggattctccatccctgacaattttttaaatcaagatggggtgtttttctaaaagatctgctcttaaTGGAGGTCAGCAGTAGGGTTCAGAGTTAACAAGATATGAGCTACTGTTTCAGGACATTTCTGCCCAGGAGTGCAGTGGGGACTCATCCCCATCACCTGCTATCATTTTCTCCCACCAATGGGCCGCCTCAGCCTGGAGCTGTACAATGTCACCAGTAAAGTTCAGAGTTAACAGCAGTGTGAGCTTTCATTTCAACTACCTTATCTATACTGGGAATGCTGTCCCTTGCTTATCAGCTGAGCACTTCCGGCTTAGACACCCCAAAAGAGGGATAATGCGGTTGCGGAGCTGGTGGGCAGGGACTCCCAATTGAGGGGTTCCAGGGGTAGTTGACGGGGAGCGGTTACTGGCATAGCCGTGATGGCTAACGTCTCCCTGATTTGGCCCAAATGCAGTCGACAGTCTGGAAAATCTGATGGCCAGAATGTTTTCATGGGTGCCTCACTTCTGACCCACCGACACCCAAAAGCAGACAGACAAGGCGAGGTATCTCAAAGCAGCTTTATTATAAAAGTGGGAGTTACAAATATTGGGGTTATGTAGCAAAGTCAGGAAGGGATCACCCCATTTGGAGAGCAGGGGATCCCCATAATCCAGCATTAGTGAGTACATGCCATTCTGAGAGTGTCTCATGGGGGAGACCCCCAATTTTCCTGGCAGGGCTCCCCTCAGAGCAGTTTGACCTCAAAGCAGATGCAATTGATGCTCTGACAATCGGGGGGCTGGTAGGCACAGGCACAGTCGCAGAGGGGGCAGCAGCGAGGGAAAGGGGGGCAGGTGCcgagctcccagccctgcagaaagagagagaaaaatatgggGCTGTTCACCTGCAGGACTACTCGCTACACGATATTAAACAGTGGCTGTTATGTGGCAGGTAGTCCCACAGGCTGATGTTAAGCAGTGGCTGGTAGCCCACAGGACTACCCGCCACAAGATATTCAATGGGGGTGTTAATCCACAGGACTATGCTCCCAGGTTATTTACTAGGGGGCTGTAAATCCTGACTGCCTGCCCCAGGATATGTTATGGGGGCAGTACCCCAAAGGGCTTGGGGGTCACTCACCTGGTGTCGGGGACAGCAGGTGTCCagacagcgggggagggaggggggggcacAGTCACAAGCCTCGACGCAGGCCAGGCAGCAGtggcagggcccccccagcagccccttctcacaccaggaacagtcagcgcaGAGTCCAcgggcctggggtggaagggagggtgAGAGATGGAAGGGCCAACTCACCCCCTCCCAACAGCTGacctgcccagccctgacccgTAGGGCCGCCCCACCTGTGACCCCTGAAtatcccccccgcctccccctccaccatatccctccccactgccccccaatatagacccctgcccccagtctgtccccccttACCAGCAGGCACT
This window encodes:
- the LOC119566288 gene encoding uncharacterized protein LOC119566288 isoform X1, which produces MATPTPGPPSSLLLPLPAIVFITVAAYLLLLLLLLALRQCLLARGLCADCSWCEKGLLGGPCHCCLACVEACDCAPPSLPRCLDTCCPRHQGWELGTCPPFPRCCPLCDCACAYQPPDCQSINCICFEVKLL